The proteins below are encoded in one region of Puntigrus tetrazona isolate hp1 chromosome 5, ASM1883169v1, whole genome shotgun sequence:
- the LOC122345546 gene encoding long-chain-fatty-acid--CoA ligase ACSBG2-like — MKLGADVPDSELDVLIDSQKANECCTLIYTSGTTGNPKGVMLSHDNITWTAGVGGRMLNLKMAEEQLVSYLPLSHVAAQIIDIWLCMMFAGVTSFAEPDALKGSLANTLREVRPTSFLGVPRVWEKMQEAMKAVGAKSSIAKRKIADWAKGIGLQASYNAMNGDSSVPWGFTLANALVFKNVRKALGLDRCKACFTGAAPITKDTLEYFMSLYIPLFELYGMSESTGPHTISWAGGYRIMSCGKVLSGCKTKLDKPETDGTGEICFWGRHVFMGYLNMPEKTEEALDTDGWLHSGDLGKHDKDDFLFITGRIKELIITAGGENIPPVPIEDALKEEVSIISNVMLVGDKKKFLSMLLTLKCNVDDNGDPTDELTPLAVEFCRRHGVIASKVSEIINKKEPAIYKAIQEGIDCINAKATSNAQRVQKWTILQRDFSISGGELGPTMKLKRPVVSKMYEEDINKFYGE; from the exons ATGAAGCTAGGAGCGGACGTCCCTGATTCTGAGCTGGATGTGTTGATAGACAGTCAAAAGGCCAACGAGTGCTGCACATTAATCTACACATCAGGCACCACAGGAAATCCCAAAGGGGTCATGCTCAGCCACGATAAT ATCACTTGGACAGCCGGTGTTGGAGGACGCATGCTCAATCTGAAGATGGCTGAGGAACAACTTGTGAGCTACTTGCCCTTGAGTCACGTGGCAGCCCAGATCATAGACATTTGGCTCTGCATGATGTTTGCAGGCGTAACCAGTTTCGCCGAGCCAGATGCTCTGAAG GGCTCTCTGGCCAACACTCTGAGAGAGGTTCGTCCCACAAGCTTTTTGGGAGTTCCTCGAGTGTGGGAAAAAATGCAGGAAGCAATGAAAGCCGTTGGTGCGAAGTCGTCCATCGCAAAGAGGAAAATTGCAGACTGGGCCAAGGGGATCGGACTTCAAGCTAGCTATAATGCCATGAATGG TGATTCCTCAGTGCCGTGGGGCTTCACGTTGGCCAATGCCCTGGTTTTCAAGAACGTCAGAAAAGCTCTGGGTCTTGACCGCTGTAAGGCTTGTTTCACAGGCGCAGCTCCGATCACCAAAGACACACTGGAGTACTTCATGAGCCTTTACATACCTCTCTTTGAGTTGTACGGCATGAGCGAGAGCACTGGACCTCATACCATCTCCTGGGCTGGGGGATATCGCATTATGAG TTGTGGTAAGGTGTTGTCTGGCTGCAAAACTAAGTTAGACAAGCCAGAAACTGATGGGACCGGTGAGATCTGTTTCTGGGGGAGACATGTGTTTATGGGATACCTGAACATGCCAGAAAAGACAGAGGAGGCATTGGATACAGATGGGTGGCTTCACTCGGGAGACCTGGGCAAACATGATAAAGATGACTTCCTGTTCATCACTGGCAGAATAAAAG AATTGATCATTACTGCTGGTGGAGAAAATATTCCACCTGTCCCTATTgaggatgcattaaaagaaGAGGTGTCAATCATCAGCAATGTCATGCTGGTTGGAGATAAAAAGAAGTTTCTGTCTATGCTACTTACACTCAAG tgtAACGTTGATGACAATGGAGACCCCACAGATGAACTGACCCCGTTAGCTGTGGAGTTTTGTCGGCGGCATGGTGTAATTGCCAGCAAAGTCTCAGAAATCATTAACAAAAAAGAACCAGCCATTTACAAAGCCATCCAGGAGGGCATAGACTGCATAAATGCCAAAGCTACTTCCAATGCCCAGAGAGTCCAAAAGTGGACCATCCTTCAACGAGACTTCTCCATATCCGGTGGAGAACTTG gtCCAACCATGAAGCTCAAAAGACCTGTCGTCAGTAAAATGTACGAAGAAGATATAAACAAATTTTATGGTGAATAA
- the LOC122344991 gene encoding calmodulin-regulated spectrin-associated protein 1-B-like, with protein sequence MDAELGADSARRKMEAAGEALEIVPLEMYDSARAKIAANLRWLFAKAFGIDHIPEDLRDPFYTDQYEQEHIKPPVIRLLLSCELYCRVCGLILKGDQVASLQSHLSVIQALSRKGIYVMEGDDTPVTDSDLTCQPIKMSSHIPMIDALMMAYTVEMISIEKVVTCVKRFSTFSASKELPFDLEDAMVFWINKVNLKMREISEREHKSKQHLLESPSHQKSPSKWYWKLVPVSWL encoded by the exons ATGGACGCGGAGCTGGGTGCTGACAGCGCCCGCAGAAAGATGGAGGCAGCGGGCGAGGCGCTGGAGATCGTGCCGCTGGAAATGTATGATTCAGCCCGAGCCAAAATAGCGGCTAATCTTCGATGGCTGTTTGCCAAAGCCTTCGGTATCG ATCACATCCCAGAGGACCTGCGAGACCCCTTCTACACAGACCAGTATGAGCAGGAGCACATTAAGCCCCCTGTGATCCGGTTGCTGCTGTCCTGTGAGCTGTACTGTCGCGTGTGTGGCCTCATTCTCAAAGGAGACCAGGTGGCCTCTCTGCAGTCCCACCTGTCAGTCATCCAGGCCTTGTCTCGCAAAGGCATCTATGTCATGGAGGGTGATGACACGCCTGTCACCGACTCAGATCTGACCTGCCAGCCAATTAAAATG AGTTCTCACATCCCCATGATTGATGCTTTGATGATGGCCTACACTGTGGAGATGATCAGCATTGAGAAGGTTGTGACCTGCGTGAAGCGTTTCTCCACATTCAGTGCCTCCAAGGAGCTTCCCTTTGACCTTGAGGATGCTATGGTCTTCTGGATCAACAAG GTGAACCTGAAAATGAGGGAGATCTCAGAGCGGGAACACAAATCAAAGCAGCATCTGCTGGAATCCCCAAGTCATCAGAAG TCTCCCTCAAAATGGTATTGGAAACTAGTACCTGTAAGTTGGCTGTGA
- the LOC122345919 gene encoding calmodulin-regulated spectrin-associated protein 1-B-like, which yields MEDLMKDVCDGAALLAVIHFYCPEYMRLDDICLKEVPSLSDSVYNIHLLREFSNEYLNRCFYLHTEDLLYGPPVLKVREESFRSVVQQYR from the exons ATGGAGGACCTGATGAAGGATGTTTGTGACGGAGCAGCTCTGCTAGCGGTCATTCACTTCTACTGCCCTGAATACATGAGGCTAgacg ATATTTGTCTGAAGGAGGTGCCGTCTCTGTCGGACAGCGTTTATAACATCCATCTGCTCCGGGAGTTTTCTAACGAATACCTGAACCGCTGTTTTTACCTGCACACTGAAGATCTGCTCTACGGCCCGCCGGTGCTGAAGGTTCGTGAGGAATCATTTCGTTCAGTAGTACAACAGTACAGATAA
- the LOC122344741 gene encoding homeobox protein orthopedia B-like has protein sequence MCPFSRNVWFQNRRAKWKKRKKTTNVFRAPGTLLPTHGLPQFPSAAAMGDSLCSFHANDTRWAAAGMPGVSQLQIPPALGRQQAMAQSLSQCSLGAGPPPNSMGLSGGLSSNGSGLQSHLYQPTFPGMVPASLSGPTNVSGSPQLCSSPDSDVWRGTSIASLRRKALEHTVSMSFT, from the exons ATGTGCCCTTTCagcagaaat GTGTGGTTCCAGAATAGACGCGCGAAATGGAAGAAGCGCAAGAAGACAACCAACGTCTTCCGGGCGCCGGGCACTTTGCTGCCGACACACGGTCTGCCTCAGTTTCCGTCCGCGGCCGCGATGGGCGACAGTCTCTGCTCTTTTCACGCCAACGACACGCGCTGGGCCGCAGCCGGGATGCCCGGAGTCTCACAGCTGCAGATACCGCCCGCGCTGGGCCGACAGCAGGCTATGGCGCAGTCCCTGTCCCAGTGCAGTCTCGGAGCCGGCCCCCCGCCGAACTCCATGGGCCTTTCCGGCGGCTTATCGTCGAACGGTTCCGGTCTCCAGTCGCATCTGTATCAACCCACGTTTCCAGGGATGGTGCCCGCTTCCCTCTCGGGTCCAACGAACGTGAGCGGCTCCCCTCAGCTGTGCAGCTCGCCGGACAGTGATGTGTGGAGAGGGACTAGTATCGCCTCGCTGCGCCGCAAAGCACTTGAGCACACCGTTTCCATGAGTTTCACCTAA
- the LOC122344712 gene encoding creatine kinase U-type, mitochondrial-like gives MRGISYQEIFYHAEPVQTSLFFFSFSDWKLQDHFLFDKPVSPLLTCAGMARDWPDARGIWHNNEKTFLIWINEEDHTRVISMEKGGNMKRVFERFCRGLKEVERLIQERGWEFMWNERLGYILTCPSNLGTGLRAGVHVRLPLLSKDSRFNKILDSLRLQKRGTGGVDTAAVGDTFDISNLDRLGKSEVELVQCVIDGVNYLIDCEKKLEKGQDITIPSPLAQFKK, from the exons ATGAGAGGAATAAGTTATCAGGAGATATTTTATCATGCTGAACCAGTCCAgacttcccttttttttttttctttttctgactGGAAACTCCAGGACCACTTCTTGTTTGACAAGCCCGTATCACCCTTGCTGACTTGTGCAGGAATGGCGCGGGATTGGCCCGATGCCAGAGGCATCTG GcacaacaatgaaaaaacatttttaatctggATCAATGAGGAGGATCACACGCGCGTCATTTCCATGGAAAAGGGTGGGAACATGAAGAGGGTGTTTGAGAGGTTCTGCAGAGGACTGAAAGAG GTCGAGAGGTTGATTCAGGAGAGAGGCTGGGAGTTTATGTGGAATGAACGCTTGGGCTACATCCTGACCTGCCCCTCTAACCTGGGCACCGGCCTGAGAGCTGGAGTCCACGTCCGCCTGCCGCTCCTGAGCAAG GACTCACGCTTCAATAAAATTTTGGATAGTCTCAGGCTACAAAAACGTGGCACGGGAGGCGTGGATACTGCGGCTGTGGGTGACACTTTTGACATTTCCAACCTTGATCGTCTAGGCAAATCTGAG GTTGAGCTTGTTCAGTGTGTGATTGATGGTGTCAACTACCTGATCGACTGTGAAAAGAAACTTGAGAAGGGCCAGGATATCACCATCCCTTCACCATTAGCCCAGTTCAAGAAATAA